The following are encoded together in the Phragmites australis chromosome 19, lpPhrAust1.1, whole genome shotgun sequence genome:
- the LOC133900206 gene encoding probable beta-D-xylosidase 7 has product MTAFSSYHRNAGMAALMLLLIPALLSVAVAGGPPFSCGPSSLSRGLPFCNKKLPAAQRAADLVSRMTPAEKVAQLGDIAAGVPRLGVPSYKWWNEALHGVAISGRGIHLNQGAVRSATSFPQVLLTAAAFNDNLWFRIGQATGKEARALYNIGQAEGLTMWSPNVNIFRDPRWGRGQETPGEDPAVASRYAAAFVRGLQGSNNNSKGAAPPVLQTSACCKHATAYDLEDWKGVSRYSFAAKVTAQDLADTFNPPFRSCVVDGKASCVMCAYTSVNGVPSCANADLLTKTFRGSWGLDGYVAADCDAVAIMRNSQFYRPTAEDTVAVSLKAGLDIDCGTYIQQHATAAIQKGKLTQQDVDKAVKNLFATRMRLGHFDGDPKTNMYGGLGAAHICTAEHKNLALEAALDGIVLLKNTAGVLPVKRTAVASAAVIGHNANDVLALIGNYWGPPCEPTTPLKGIQGYVKNAKFLAGCNSAVCNVAGTAQAVALASSSDSVFLFMGLSQQQECEGRDRTSLLLPGNQQSLITAVANAAKRPVILVLLTGGPVDITFAQSNPKIGAILWAGYPGQAGGLAIAKVLFGDKNPSGKLPVTWYPEEFTKFPMTDMRMRSDPATGYPGRSYRFYKGKTVYKFGYGLSYSKFSHRLVTGSRNPAQNTSLLAGLTATSEYNASYHVDDISAEVCDQLTFPAVVKVKNHGPMDGKHSVLMFLRWPNATDGRPASQLIGFRSQHLKAGEKANLRFDVSPCEHFSRVREDGRKVIDKGSHFLMVDKHKLEIKFEA; this is encoded by the exons ATGACCGCCTTCTCCTCGTACCACAGAAACGCTGGCATGGCAGCACTAATGCTCCTCCTGATCCCGGCACTGCTGAGTGTGGCGGTGGCCGGGGGGCCGCCGTTCTCGTGCGGCCCGTCGTCGCTATCGCGAGGTCTCCCGTTCTGCAACAAGAAACTCCCCGCAGCGCAGCGCGCGGCGGACCTGGTGTCGCGGATGACGCCTGCGGAGAAGGTGGCGCAGCTGGGGGACATCGCAGCCGGGGTGCCGCGGCTGGGCGTGCCGTCGTACAAGTGGTGGAACGAGGCGCTGCACGGGGTGGCCATCTCCGGCCGCGGGATTCACCTGAATCAGGGCGCCGTCCGCTCCGCCACCAGCTTCCCGCAGGTGCTGCTCACCGCCGCCGCGTTCAACGACAACCTCTGGTTCCGCATCGGCCAG GCGACCGGCAAGGAGGCTCGGGCACTGTACAACATCGGCCAGGCGGAGGGGCTCACCATGTGGTCCCCGAACGTGAATATCTTCCGGGACCCGCGGTGGGGCCGCGGCCAGGAGACCCCCGGCGAGGACCCCGCGGTGGCCAGCCGGTATGCCGCCGCCTTCGTCAGGGGTCTGCAGGGGAGCAACAACAACTCGAAGGGGGCAGCGCCGCCGGTGCTGCAGACCTCGGCGTGCTGCAAGCACGCCACGGCGTACGACCTGGAGGACTGGAAGGGCGTGTCGCGGTACAGCTTTGCCGCCAAGGTGACGGCTCAGGACCTGGCGGACACGTTCAACCCGCCGTTCCGGAGCTGCGTGGTGGACGGGAAGGCCAGCTGCGTCATGTGCGCCTACACGTCCGTCAACGGCGTGCCATCGTGCGCCAACGCCGACCTGCTCACCAAGACGTTCCGGGGGAGCTGGGGCCTGGATGGATACGTCGCCGCCGACTGCGATGCGGTGGCCATCATGCGCAACTCACAGTTCTACCGCCCGACGGCGGAGGACACCGTCGCGGTCTCGCTCAAGGCTG GATTAGACATAGACTGCGGCACCTACATCCAGCAGCACGCCACGGCCGCAATCCAGAAGGGGAAGCTAACGCAGCAGGACGTTGACAAGGCCGTCAAGAACCTCTTCGCCACCCGCATGCGGCTCGGCCACTTCGACGGCGACCCCAAGACCAACATGTACGGCGGCCTCGGCGCCGCCCACATCTGCACGGCGGAGCATAAGAACCTCGCGCTCGAGGCGGCGCTTGACGGCATCGTCCTGCTAAAGAACACCGCAGGCGTTCTTCCAGTAAAACGGACGGCGGTCGCATCGGCCGCTGTCATCGGCCACAACGCCAACGACGTTCTGGCCCTCATCGGAAACTACTGGGGCCCGCCGTGCGAGCCGACGACGCCTCTCAAGGGGATCCAAGGGTACGTCAAGAACGCGAAGTTCCTGGCCGGGTGTAACTCGGCGGTCTGCAACGTCGCCGGGACGGCCCAGGCGGTCGCGCTGGCAAGCTCATCGGACTCCGTGTTCCTGTTCATGGGGTTGAGCCAGCAGCAGGAGTGCGAGGGGCGCGACAGAACGAGCCTGCTGCTCCCGGGGAACCAACAGAGCCTCATCACCGCCGTCGCCAACGCGGCGAAACGGCCGGTGATCCTGGTGCTCCTCACCGGTGGCCCGGTAGACATCACGTTCGCACAGTCGAACCCGAAGATCGGCGCCATCCTGTGGGCCGGCTACCCTGGCCAGGCCGGTGGCCTCGCCATCGCCAAAGTCCTCTTCGGCGACAAGAACCCCAGCGGCAAGCTGCCGGTGACGTGGTACCCGGAGGAGTTCACAAAGTTTCCCATGACGGACATGCGGATGCGCTCCGACCCGGCCACCGGCTACCCTGGCCGAAGCTACCGTTTCTACAAGGGGAAGACCGTCTACAAGTTCGGCTACGGCCTCAGCTATTCCAAGTTTTCCCACCGGCTAGTCACCGGCAGCAGGAACCCGGCGCAGAACACAAGCCTACTCGCTGGCCTGACAGCGACGTCCGAATACAACGCAAGCTACCACGTCGACGACATTAGCGCCGAGGTGTGCGACCAGCTCACGTTCCCGGCCGTGGTCAAGGTGAAGAACCACGGCCCAATGGACGGCAAGCACTCGGTGCTCATGTTCCTCCGGTGGCCCAACGCTACCGACGGCCGGCCGGCGAGTCAGCTGATCGGGTTCAGGAGCCAGCACCTCAAAGCAGGGGAGAAGGCAAACCTCAGGTTTGACGTCAGCCCGTGCGAGCATTTCAGCAGGGTGAGGGAGGATGGCAGGAAGGTGATAGATAAAGGGTCCCATTTCCTCATGGTTGACAAGCATAAGTTGGAGATTAAATTCGAGGCTTGA
- the LOC133900120 gene encoding uncharacterized protein LOC133900120 isoform X1, translated as MGSALLTTLRRKQEVDAAIRDTLDKVLVLRFGRDGDAACLHLDDIESLARVVMLSSSLMADSLGVKWTSLLLRRIPWGTNNLLAKSSWDISKFATVALVDMDSEEIQVYIDYFDITLVPATIFFFNAHHMKMDSGTPDHTKWIGSFSSKQDFIDVVEAIFRGAMKGKLIMSCPLPLERVPRFQLLFKDV; from the exons ATGGGGTCGGCGTTGCTGACGACGCTGCGGCGGAAGCAGGAGGTGGACGCCGCCATCCGCGACACCCTCGACAAGGTCCTCGTCCTCCGCTTCGGCCGCGACGGCGACGCCGCCTGCCTCCACCTCGACGACATC GAGTCTCTGGCGCGTGTCGTTATGTTATCTTCATCACTAATGGCGGACTCTCTAGGTGTAAAATGGACCAGTCTATTACTTCGAAGAATACCATGGGGGACTAATAACTTG TTGGCTAAATCTTCTTGGGACATATCCAAGTTTGCTACGGTAGCCTTAGTTGACATGGATTCTGAGGAGATTCAAGTTTACATCGACTACTTCGATATTACTTTGGTTCCagcaaccattttttttttcaatgccCATCACATGAAGATGGATTCAGG GACACCTGATCATACAAAATGGATAGGCTCTTTCAGCAGCAAGCAAGACTTCATTGATGTTGTTGAG GCAATATTTAGGGGTGCGATGAAAGGTAAACTGATCATGTCTTGCCCGCTTCCACTGGAGAGGGTACCCAGATTCCAGCTTCTTTTCAAGGATGTCTGA
- the LOC133900120 gene encoding uncharacterized protein LOC133900120 isoform X2, which translates to MGSALLTTLRRKQEVDAAIRDTLDKVLVLRFGRDGDAACLHLDDILAKSSWDISKFATVALVDMDSEEIQVYIDYFDITLVPATIFFFNAHHMKMDSGTPDHTKWIGSFSSKQDFIDVVEAIFRGAMKGKLIMSCPLPLERVPRFQLLFKDV; encoded by the exons ATGGGGTCGGCGTTGCTGACGACGCTGCGGCGGAAGCAGGAGGTGGACGCCGCCATCCGCGACACCCTCGACAAGGTCCTCGTCCTCCGCTTCGGCCGCGACGGCGACGCCGCCTGCCTCCACCTCGACGACATC TTGGCTAAATCTTCTTGGGACATATCCAAGTTTGCTACGGTAGCCTTAGTTGACATGGATTCTGAGGAGATTCAAGTTTACATCGACTACTTCGATATTACTTTGGTTCCagcaaccattttttttttcaatgccCATCACATGAAGATGGATTCAGG GACACCTGATCATACAAAATGGATAGGCTCTTTCAGCAGCAAGCAAGACTTCATTGATGTTGTTGAG GCAATATTTAGGGGTGCGATGAAAGGTAAACTGATCATGTCTTGCCCGCTTCCACTGGAGAGGGTACCCAGATTCCAGCTTCTTTTCAAGGATGTCTGA